One Vibrio sp. 16 genomic window carries:
- a CDS encoding ABC transporter permease, whose translation MSAFAFFGALEIGLLYGLVALGVYLTFRVLDFPDLSVDGSFPMGAAVAATAIVSGINPWVATGMAILAGAATGWVTAFLAVRCGILHLLASILTMIAAFSINIRIMGRPNIALLGEETILTPFETLGDSMLIRPLVVGVLVLISAWFVVRLLNSDFGLGLRATGVNARMVSAQGASTAFYTYFCLALSNGFVGFAGALFAQTNSFADVTSGVGTIVVGLAAVILGQTLIPGKKIWVAVVAVIVGSVLYRLAVAFALSSGMFGLQASDLNLVTALLVAIALIAPKLKGNLKAKKANSPATKTQAVKRGDNSGGVA comes from the coding sequence ATGTCTGCTTTTGCGTTTTTTGGGGCGTTAGAAATAGGGCTGCTCTACGGATTGGTGGCTCTTGGTGTTTATCTAACCTTCCGAGTTCTTGATTTTCCTGACTTGAGTGTTGATGGCAGTTTCCCAATGGGTGCCGCAGTTGCCGCTACGGCGATTGTTTCAGGTATTAACCCTTGGGTTGCAACGGGCATGGCGATATTGGCTGGTGCTGCAACCGGTTGGGTTACCGCATTTCTCGCCGTTCGGTGTGGAATCCTTCATCTTCTTGCCTCTATTTTGACCATGATTGCGGCGTTTTCAATCAACATCCGCATCATGGGCCGACCAAACATCGCTCTTCTAGGAGAAGAGACCATCTTGACGCCATTTGAAACATTAGGGGATTCAATGTTGATTCGGCCTTTAGTGGTTGGCGTGTTGGTGTTGATATCGGCGTGGTTTGTGGTGCGGTTGCTCAACAGTGATTTTGGTTTGGGGTTAAGAGCGACCGGAGTTAACGCGCGTATGGTTTCCGCTCAAGGAGCCAGCACCGCTTTCTACACTTATTTTTGCCTTGCCTTGTCGAATGGTTTCGTCGGCTTCGCTGGCGCGCTGTTTGCTCAAACCAACAGCTTTGCTGATGTGACTTCTGGGGTTGGTACGATTGTGGTCGGTTTAGCGGCGGTCATTCTCGGTCAAACGCTGATTCCAGGTAAAAAGATTTGGGTTGCCGTGGTGGCGGTTATTGTGGGCTCGGTTCTTTACAGACTGGCCGTTGCATTTGCATTGAGCTCGGGAATGTTTGGTCTCCAAGCATCGGATTTGAACTTAGTGACCGCACTGCTGGTGGCGATTGCTCTGATTGCGCCGAAGTTAAAAGGGAATCTAAAAGCAAAAAAGGCTAATTCGCCTGCGACAAAAACGCAGGCGGTAAAGCGCGGCGATAATTCAGGAGGCGTGGCATGA
- a CDS encoding ABC transporter substrate-binding protein encodes MKAGNIMAVAMLAGAALLSSTSIMAKTAKVAVSQIVEHPALDATRQGLIDGLKAKGYQQGENLEFDYKTAQGNPAIAVQIARQFVGEKPDVLVGIATPTAQALVSATRSIPVVFTAVTDPVGAKLVSQMEQPGKNVTGLSDLSPVAQHVELIKELLPDVKSIGVVFNPGEANAVTLVKLLKESAKAHGLEVVEATALKSADVQSATQAIAEKSDVIYAPTDNTVASAIEGMIVAANQAKTPVFGGATSYVEKGAIAGLGFDYYQVGVQTADYVAAILEGSEPGELDVKVAKGSDLVVNQGVAKQLGLTVPASVLDRATSVK; translated from the coding sequence ATGAAAGCAGGAAACATTATGGCCGTCGCCATGCTAGCAGGAGCAGCACTTCTTTCTTCTACCAGTATCATGGCTAAAACAGCCAAGGTTGCGGTATCACAAATTGTTGAACATCCAGCGCTCGATGCAACACGTCAGGGATTGATTGATGGCCTTAAAGCCAAAGGCTATCAGCAAGGCGAAAACCTCGAATTTGATTACAAAACCGCGCAGGGAAATCCTGCGATTGCCGTACAAATTGCTCGTCAATTTGTGGGTGAAAAACCTGATGTTCTTGTTGGCATTGCAACGCCAACGGCACAGGCTTTGGTGTCGGCGACGCGTTCCATTCCGGTTGTTTTTACTGCGGTCACCGACCCTGTAGGGGCTAAGCTCGTTAGCCAAATGGAGCAGCCTGGCAAAAACGTCACAGGCCTGTCTGATCTTTCTCCTGTCGCTCAACATGTCGAGCTGATTAAAGAGTTGCTCCCTGACGTTAAATCCATTGGGGTTGTCTTTAACCCTGGTGAGGCAAATGCGGTGACATTAGTGAAGCTGCTTAAAGAGAGCGCAAAAGCTCATGGTTTGGAAGTTGTCGAAGCGACGGCGCTAAAAAGTGCTGATGTACAGTCAGCCACTCAAGCGATTGCCGAAAAATCGGATGTTATTTATGCACCGACGGATAACACCGTTGCCAGCGCAATTGAAGGTATGATCGTTGCGGCTAACCAAGCGAAAACGCCGGTATTTGGCGGAGCAACATCTTACGTTGAAAAAGGAGCGATTGCGGGTCTAGGCTTCGATTATTACCAAGTGGGTGTTCAAACGGCAGATTATGTTGCCGCTATTTTGGAAGGCTCTGAGCCAGGTGAGCTCGATGTCAAAGTGGCCAAAGGCTCCGATCTTGTTGTCAATCAAGGTGTCGCCAAACAACTTGGCTTAACCGTACCTGCCTCAGTATTAGATCGCGCGACAAGCGTTAAGTAA
- a CDS encoding methyltransferase → MYQQFQTLNSLLLAHQNFWRIEPFLQSEQTDFPWQKSHPELCLWLSSLSTQQIEHYKAYPEQLSDMVGQYLPDVLTLAQLCFLERSPLTGLELERGVDSGVPGRKLEQILAMGEIALQKHEGTEWLEWCSGKGFLGRILASQSKQNVTSFEFQQALCETGQQEADKHQLPMKFVQGDALAESSIKALNSAQHAVALHACGDLHASLMKKGAACRLPAMTIAPCCYHLVQSDVYQPLSQAGKASHLHLSKSELRIPLQETVTGGQRVKRHRFEEMSFRLGFDLLLKGECGVDDYIPVPSIKKSQLSLGFTAFCLWAAEHKQIDLPTIDFDNYLQRGIERYWQMERLSLVQQVFRRGLELWLVLDKALYLREQGYDVSLGEFCSRGVTPRNILIHASMRKAT, encoded by the coding sequence ATGTACCAGCAATTTCAAACACTCAATTCTCTGCTACTCGCTCATCAGAACTTTTGGCGTATCGAGCCATTTTTACAAAGTGAGCAAACCGACTTTCCTTGGCAGAAAAGCCATCCGGAGTTATGTCTGTGGCTAAGTTCACTCTCGACGCAACAGATAGAGCACTATAAAGCTTACCCTGAGCAACTCAGCGACATGGTCGGTCAATACTTGCCTGACGTTTTGACGCTCGCGCAGCTCTGTTTTCTTGAACGCAGTCCTCTTACTGGGCTTGAGTTAGAGAGGGGAGTCGACAGCGGCGTGCCTGGGCGAAAACTTGAGCAAATATTAGCGATGGGTGAAATTGCCCTGCAAAAGCATGAAGGAACCGAGTGGCTGGAGTGGTGCTCGGGAAAAGGTTTCTTAGGGCGTATTTTAGCCAGTCAGAGCAAGCAAAACGTTACGAGCTTTGAGTTCCAACAAGCGTTATGTGAGACAGGTCAGCAGGAAGCAGACAAACATCAGCTGCCGATGAAATTTGTTCAAGGTGATGCGCTGGCGGAATCTTCAATCAAGGCGTTGAATTCTGCACAACATGCGGTTGCGCTCCATGCTTGCGGAGATCTCCACGCCTCATTGATGAAGAAAGGGGCGGCTTGCCGTTTGCCTGCCATGACTATCGCTCCTTGTTGCTATCACCTAGTTCAAAGTGACGTCTATCAGCCTCTATCTCAGGCGGGCAAAGCGTCACATTTGCACTTGTCTAAATCTGAATTGCGTATTCCCCTTCAAGAGACGGTTACTGGTGGACAACGAGTTAAGCGTCACCGATTTGAAGAGATGAGTTTTCGTTTAGGTTTTGACTTGCTACTCAAAGGCGAATGTGGCGTAGATGATTACATTCCGGTCCCAAGTATTAAAAAGTCTCAGCTCTCGTTAGGTTTCACCGCGTTTTGTTTGTGGGCGGCAGAGCACAAACAGATCGATTTACCGACGATCGATTTTGATAACTATCTGCAGCGAGGAATAGAGCGTTACTGGCAGATGGAGCGTTTGAGCTTGGTGCAGCAAGTTTTTCGTCGCGGATTGGAGTTGTGGCTTGTTTTGGATAAAGCGCTCTATTTACGTGAGCAGGGCTATGACGTTTCACTTGGAGAATTTTGTTCAAGAGGCGTCACCCCGAGAAACATCTTAATCCATGCCTCTATGCGGAAAGCTACTTAG
- the cysB gene encoding HTH-type transcriptional regulator CysB, with amino-acid sequence MKLQQLKYIVEVVNHNLNVSATAESLYTSQPGISKQVRLLEDELGIQIFERSGKHLTQVTSAGEDIIRISQEILARVESIKAVAGEHTHPEMGTLNISTTHTQARYALPDVIKGFTARYPKVSLHMHQGTPSQMSEAIAKGTANFAIATEALHLYQDAIMLPCYHWNRSIVVPKSHPLAQKDQVTIQDLASYSLVTYVFGFTGRSELDAAFNKHGLTPRVVFTATDADVIKTYVRMGIGVGVIASMAIDKEQDTDLVAIDASHIFGASTTSIGFRRGTFLRSYMYDFMERFAPHLTRPVVEQALSLKSNADIEAMFKDIELPVR; translated from the coding sequence ATGAAATTACAACAATTGAAGTACATTGTTGAGGTTGTAAACCACAATTTAAATGTGTCCGCAACGGCTGAGAGTCTTTACACTTCTCAGCCAGGTATCAGTAAGCAGGTTCGTTTGCTTGAGGATGAACTTGGTATTCAGATTTTTGAACGCAGTGGTAAGCACCTAACCCAAGTGACGAGCGCTGGCGAAGACATTATCCGTATTTCACAAGAGATTTTAGCTCGTGTTGAGAGCATTAAAGCGGTAGCAGGTGAGCATACTCACCCTGAAATGGGCACATTGAACATCTCCACAACCCACACACAAGCGCGCTATGCTCTGCCTGATGTGATTAAAGGGTTCACGGCTCGTTACCCGAAAGTCTCCTTGCACATGCACCAAGGCACGCCAAGCCAAATGTCAGAAGCGATTGCTAAAGGAACGGCAAACTTTGCGATTGCGACCGAAGCGCTCCACCTTTATCAAGATGCCATCATGTTACCTTGCTATCACTGGAACCGCTCGATAGTTGTCCCTAAGTCTCACCCGCTTGCGCAAAAAGACCAGGTGACGATTCAAGACTTGGCTTCCTATTCGCTAGTCACTTATGTGTTTGGCTTCACTGGTCGCTCTGAACTGGATGCCGCATTTAATAAACATGGCTTAACCCCAAGAGTGGTCTTCACTGCGACGGATGCCGACGTTATTAAAACCTACGTTCGTATGGGGATTGGCGTTGGGGTGATCGCAAGTATGGCAATTGACAAAGAGCAAGATACCGATCTTGTCGCGATCGATGCCAGCCATATCTTCGGTGCGAGTACCACCAGCATCGGTTTCCGCCGTGGTACCTTCTTACGTTCTTACATGTATGACTTTATGGAGCGATTTGCTCCTCACCTTACTCGTCCCGTTGTTGAACAGGCGTTATCACTCAAATCTAACGCAGACATCGAAGCGATGTTTAAAGATATCGAACTTCCTGTTCGTTAA
- the miaE gene encoding tRNA isopentenyl-2-thiomethyl-A-37 hydroxylase MiaE, whose protein sequence is MIDLTNYDSLLAPINAFLQCPTPDEWVNEAKKPEHLKTILIDHLLCELKAGQSAMYLIRKYAVDKDSAHNLLDWFKPYEDFAYRKTGNLASLKGKSNISKSIMAKSHSPYSQDLIDKMVLLIKEELHHFYQVLEIMDARGIAYEPVQASRYAKGLLAEMATHEPQTLIDKLIIGAYIEARSCERFAKLAPHMDEDIAKFYVSLLRSEARHYQDYLTLAEEIAGKDISERVQFFGKLEADLISSPDTDFKFHSGVPF, encoded by the coding sequence ATGATTGATCTGACAAACTACGATTCCCTGCTCGCCCCCATCAATGCTTTTCTTCAATGCCCGACCCCCGATGAGTGGGTCAATGAAGCCAAGAAACCAGAGCACCTAAAAACCATCCTTATTGATCACCTTTTATGTGAGCTGAAAGCCGGTCAGTCCGCTATGTATTTAATTCGCAAATACGCGGTAGACAAAGACAGTGCCCACAATTTGTTGGACTGGTTTAAACCATACGAAGACTTTGCGTATCGTAAAACAGGTAATCTGGCATCGTTAAAAGGTAAGAGCAATATCTCTAAGTCGATCATGGCCAAGTCTCACTCCCCATACAGTCAGGACTTAATCGATAAAATGGTGTTGCTGATAAAAGAGGAGTTACACCACTTTTATCAAGTGTTGGAAATTATGGATGCGAGAGGTATCGCTTACGAGCCCGTTCAGGCAAGTCGATATGCAAAAGGGCTGTTGGCAGAAATGGCGACACACGAGCCTCAAACCCTGATTGATAAGTTGATTATTGGTGCCTACATCGAAGCACGCTCATGCGAACGATTTGCCAAGCTCGCACCGCATATGGATGAAGATATTGCGAAGTTTTATGTGTCTTTACTTCGCTCAGAGGCGCGCCACTATCAAGACTATTTAACGCTCGCGGAAGAAATAGCAGGCAAAGACATCTCAGAGCGCGTCCAATTTTTTGGTAAGCTAGAAGCTGATTTAATCTCCTCTCCTGATACCGACTTTAAATTTCATAGTGGTGTGCCTTTCTAG
- a CDS encoding zinc-dependent metalloprotease, with the protein MALKRLALASAVTAILAGCGADDQSYDYVERDSKEIQVKDLKDGRWFYVPTTGAAPRFALNQFPFLQGMGRYVELCFTETGLEVRAFDKNYPGSSLPKDENNYCVEQDNLVGSDDLVNFAQVLEIPGDFAAYRCSEDAYDDCTNKEEINNDASLDFRKKTHFTPTPEDLIVSEFNYEDLYGLTDGITEQGTPTLVSWEFDPKNGVLNFELERTFRVDLDNISDYINFATKAGLEEALVDGAFKSRFYYSLVHESVVASEDYQPVMYPVGDENDIGFFTTSTKKLNPITNKYDRDVVYLNRFNPNESIKYYLTDNFFEPKNKIFLDATIETVNKMNQALQLFGNDSGKPPIEIVNKSEGAGVHPGDLRYNIINLVDEPLANGLLGYGPSVGNPMTGEIIKAHVNQYAGVARTGVPYYWDNLARFYNRNQLDLDGLDPLSTKPSGTKSEVSTRVEQLSTMAAVSKLESINSSSFAPNLTKQDVLGDKAPIQTPTILTTNFSDDMDFEDVVKAEENRLSFWAENNAYPIEASWVSSTNKAMLDNLELDDDRYFKINKDEDGVEVSRELKRWKYLPKDLQQIAADAITVATYSNTLVHEIGHNVGLRHNFKGSNDKANYYTLEQAHALGLKNIPAYSSTMDYAPSMLDETPTWGLYDIAAFKFGYGRKVETIQDSPTSAPAVVADPGEDAPADEVAAYEQYLADLQVYENSFSQRFGNNSTNDSLMVCSEVVALDGDQAGKSLYNCDFSRFDTAALSDDVEDYAKTRYGVLYYLDNVHDIERKSYGFCTDGNVSLNSDCNRFDEGTTLDEIVSYEWQNYLDSYDRRNLAEYSTNGLFASDYPSYIVRRFREMTSIRDKMEDLERIDSIYTNLGLTSSTDKPGDFLLSLAANEQYCKTPGDETNRWFCDYAFGAQKAAAYFLDVLATPEHQCVIQNSSGDQKVISFGQLLNNSSFNIPASYDLIDANCFDSVAAEFIEDAESGYVAVAETKNGRFLNSIGSFDPDYPWSNAVSVLGSWPDKALASYFLSRRFSTRYTDEVSFASLMDIPGVQAEYENIMANIIAKTGLNNPVKLIDKEGNAYSNLNGVQVNLHITEQMESLSPMPRGIERFLDISNRSRQRIGDLILNMGVRQMQSDDYTVKSRGKAQFDTFTKQQDRYGIIAGDKVEFAIDGKTFVATKSNKLAYAYANQLVTSDGYDLKVFLDSYDSADLTAVANSIDTAWGGFRTSIVKAYHDAVLLFDAPMVNAMKATIDADIAAGTLNFSQSFNNFVNANIASGDLIYDSNAGTIAFAGGKAHDVNVAYSGYTDAMELIYFGYTDAMMFAVDNVYAGYDAASTQDKELWTTDLNLIQAYLAGDIGAVAGEYYELLDRLPSAEDFE; encoded by the coding sequence ATGGCATTAAAAAGATTAGCACTGGCGTCTGCCGTAACCGCAATACTAGCGGGCTGTGGCGCGGACGATCAGTCGTACGATTACGTTGAGCGTGACTCTAAAGAAATTCAGGTTAAAGACCTTAAAGATGGGCGTTGGTTCTATGTACCAACTACTGGTGCTGCACCGCGATTTGCACTCAACCAGTTTCCGTTTTTACAAGGTATGGGACGCTATGTGGAGCTATGTTTCACTGAAACAGGTTTGGAAGTACGCGCGTTCGACAAGAATTACCCTGGCTCTTCATTACCCAAAGATGAAAATAATTACTGTGTTGAACAAGATAATCTAGTTGGTAGTGATGACTTAGTTAACTTTGCTCAAGTACTTGAGATTCCGGGTGATTTCGCTGCATATCGTTGTAGTGAAGACGCTTACGATGACTGTACAAACAAAGAAGAAATCAACAACGATGCTAGCCTAGATTTTCGTAAGAAGACCCATTTTACTCCTACTCCTGAAGATCTCATCGTATCTGAGTTCAACTACGAAGACCTCTATGGGCTGACGGATGGAATTACCGAGCAAGGTACACCAACGCTTGTCTCTTGGGAGTTTGATCCAAAAAATGGTGTACTTAACTTTGAATTGGAACGCACTTTCCGAGTTGATCTAGATAACATTTCTGACTACATCAATTTTGCGACTAAAGCTGGATTGGAAGAAGCACTGGTTGATGGTGCATTTAAGTCGCGCTTCTACTACTCACTTGTTCATGAGAGTGTTGTCGCGTCGGAAGACTACCAACCTGTGATGTATCCAGTAGGTGATGAAAACGATATTGGCTTCTTCACAACATCAACAAAGAAATTAAATCCGATCACGAACAAATATGATCGTGATGTAGTGTATTTAAACCGTTTCAATCCGAACGAAAGCATAAAGTACTATCTAACAGATAACTTCTTTGAACCAAAGAACAAAATTTTCTTAGACGCGACTATTGAGACCGTGAATAAGATGAATCAAGCGTTACAATTGTTTGGTAATGATTCTGGCAAGCCACCTATTGAGATTGTCAATAAATCTGAAGGGGCGGGAGTTCACCCTGGTGACTTACGTTACAACATAATCAATCTAGTTGACGAGCCTTTGGCAAATGGACTACTTGGTTACGGCCCTTCTGTGGGTAACCCAATGACGGGCGAAATCATCAAAGCTCATGTAAACCAATACGCAGGCGTAGCGCGTACAGGTGTTCCGTACTACTGGGACAATCTCGCTCGTTTTTACAACCGTAACCAGCTTGATTTGGATGGATTAGATCCACTATCGACAAAACCCTCTGGTACTAAGTCTGAAGTGTCTACACGTGTAGAACAGTTATCGACGATGGCGGCTGTTTCTAAGTTAGAATCAATTAATAGCTCGTCGTTTGCTCCTAATCTAACTAAGCAAGATGTTCTGGGTGACAAAGCGCCAATCCAAACGCCTACAATCCTGACTACTAACTTCAGTGATGACATGGACTTTGAAGATGTTGTAAAAGCTGAGGAAAACCGCCTATCTTTTTGGGCTGAAAACAATGCTTATCCGATTGAAGCGTCATGGGTCTCTTCAACAAACAAGGCAATGCTTGACAACCTTGAACTTGATGATGACCGTTATTTCAAGATTAACAAAGACGAAGACGGTGTGGAAGTTTCACGCGAGCTTAAGCGTTGGAAGTACCTACCTAAGGATCTGCAACAAATAGCGGCAGACGCTATCACAGTTGCAACTTACAGCAATACCCTTGTCCATGAAATTGGTCATAACGTTGGTCTTCGCCACAACTTCAAAGGCTCAAATGACAAAGCAAACTACTACACGCTAGAGCAAGCACATGCTCTGGGTTTGAAAAATATTCCGGCGTACAGTTCTACGATGGATTACGCGCCGAGTATGCTGGATGAGACACCAACTTGGGGTCTGTACGATATTGCAGCGTTCAAGTTTGGCTACGGCCGTAAAGTTGAGACCATTCAAGATTCGCCAACATCCGCACCAGCAGTGGTAGCTGACCCTGGAGAAGACGCTCCTGCGGATGAAGTAGCAGCGTATGAGCAGTACCTAGCAGATCTACAAGTCTATGAAAATAGCTTTTCTCAACGATTTGGCAATAACAGTACAAACGATTCACTTATGGTTTGTTCTGAAGTTGTTGCTCTTGACGGTGATCAAGCTGGCAAGTCACTATATAACTGTGATTTCAGTCGTTTTGATACAGCTGCACTTAGTGATGACGTGGAAGATTATGCTAAGACTCGATACGGAGTTCTATACTACCTAGACAATGTTCATGATATTGAGCGTAAGTCCTACGGCTTCTGTACGGATGGTAATGTCTCATTAAATAGTGACTGTAACCGTTTCGATGAGGGAACAACCTTAGATGAAATTGTATCTTACGAATGGCAGAACTATCTCGATAGCTATGATCGCAGAAACTTAGCGGAATACAGTACGAACGGTTTGTTCGCTTCGGATTACCCTAGCTACATTGTCCGTCGATTCCGCGAGATGACATCTATCCGCGATAAGATGGAAGATCTAGAACGTATTGATAGCATCTACACCAATTTAGGTTTAACAAGTTCTACCGACAAGCCTGGAGACTTCCTGTTAAGTCTTGCGGCGAATGAGCAATATTGTAAAACACCAGGTGATGAAACTAACCGTTGGTTCTGTGATTACGCTTTTGGTGCACAAAAAGCAGCGGCATACTTCCTAGATGTGCTTGCAACTCCGGAACACCAATGTGTTATTCAAAATAGTAGCGGTGATCAGAAAGTAATTTCGTTTGGTCAACTATTAAACAATAGTTCGTTCAACATTCCTGCAAGCTACGATTTAATTGATGCGAACTGTTTTGACTCTGTTGCTGCGGAGTTTATTGAGGATGCAGAAAGTGGCTATGTTGCGGTAGCTGAAACTAAGAATGGTCGATTCCTAAACTCTATCGGCAGCTTCGATCCTGACTACCCTTGGTCAAATGCTGTGTCTGTTTTAGGTAGCTGGCCTGATAAAGCCCTTGCAAGTTACTTCCTTTCAAGACGCTTCTCAACCCGCTATACAGATGAAGTAAGCTTTGCATCACTTATGGATATTCCTGGTGTTCAGGCTGAGTACGAAAACATCATGGCGAATATCATTGCGAAGACAGGTTTGAATAACCCAGTTAAGCTAATTGATAAAGAGGGGAATGCTTACTCAAACCTAAATGGTGTTCAAGTGAATCTACACATTACTGAACAGATGGAGTCTCTTTCTCCAATGCCAAGAGGTATTGAGCGTTTCTTAGATATCTCGAATCGTAGCCGTCAGCGTATTGGTGATCTAATCCTAAATATGGGTGTGCGCCAAATGCAGTCAGACGACTACACCGTGAAGTCGCGTGGTAAAGCACAATTTGACACATTTACGAAACAACAGGACCGTTATGGCATTATTGCGGGTGACAAAGTTGAGTTTGCGATTGATGGCAAAACGTTTGTAGCGACTAAATCGAACAAGTTGGCTTACGCTTATGCGAATCAACTTGTGACATCCGACGGTTATGATCTGAAAGTGTTCCTAGATAGCTATGATTCAGCGGATCTAACTGCAGTTGCAAATAGTATTGATACCGCATGGGGTGGCTTTAGAACTAGTATTGTTAAAGCTTACCACGATGCAGTTTTACTCTTTGACGCGCCGATGGTAAACGCGATGAAAGCGACTATTGATGCAGACATTGCCGCTGGTACGTTGAACTTCTCGCAATCATTTAACAACTTTGTTAACGCAAATATAGCGTCTGGAGACCTCATCTATGATTCAAACGCTGGCACAATTGCATTTGCTGGTGGTAAGGCTCATGATGTTAACGTCGCTTACTCGGGCTACACCGATGCAATGGAGTTAATCTACTTCGGCTATACTGATGCAATGATGTTTGCAGTTGATAACGTATACGCAGGATATGATGCAGCATCCACACAAGATAAGGAGCTTTGGACGACAGATCTGAATCTAATCCAAGCATACTTAGCTGGTGATATTGGTGCGGTAGCTGGCGAATACTATGAACTACTAGATAGACTACCAAGCGCTGAAGATTTCGAGTAA